Proteins encoded together in one Tripterygium wilfordii isolate XIE 37 chromosome 14, ASM1340144v1, whole genome shotgun sequence window:
- the LOC120014796 gene encoding protein IQ-DOMAIN 1 → MGLSQVWQWQNILRRKFFRSSQTDQFVVLHPNPSSSPPEDSSTEATARSENFTHGTTPSSQQNVIAEEQNVITEEDIAAIKIQAVFRGHLARRAFSALRSLVKLQALARGLYVRKQSQIALHCMHALVRLQVRVRARQLLGICSDD, encoded by the exons ATGGGTCTATCTCAAGTCTGGCAATGGCAAAACATACTCCGTAGGAAATTCTTTAGATCATCCCAGACTGATCAATTTGTTGTTCTTCATCCCAACCCAAGCTCAAGTCCACCAGAAGATTCAAGCACAGAAGCGACAGCCAGGTCAGAGAACTTCACCCATGGCACAACTCCATCATCTCAGCAGAATGTGATCGCGGAAGAGCAGAATGTGATCACCGAAGAAGATATTGCAGCCATAAAAATTCAAGCAGTTTTCAGGGGTCATCTT GCTAGACGAGCATTTAGCGCACTTCGGAGCCTGGTAAAGCTGCAAGCATTGGCTCGTGGGTTGTATGTGCGGAAGCAATCACAGATAGCCCTGCATTGTATGCATGCACTTGTGCGGTTACAGGTCCGGGTTCGTGCAAGGCAACTCCTCGGCATATGTAGTGATGACTGA